In the genome of Halobacteriovorax sp. DA5, the window GGCGGTAATAAATTATATCTAGTATATGATACAAATATTGTTAATATTGTAACTTATAATCTTAAAATGAAGTTCTTCATGAAACAAATAATGCTAACACTCTTATCTTTACAAACATTTGCGCAAGTACCGGTGATTAGACCAAATAACTCTGTTATTATTGAAGATTTTTGTATTTGTAGCGAACAAAAAGATATTCGAGCATCAGCAGGTGAGAGTTGTACTCAAGTATGTCAGAATACTTCTTTTGATATAACAACAATGATTGCTAAAGCTAGCGTAGGAAAAGATATTTCTACCAACCCTGACTTAAGAGATCTTAACGGTTGGTGTTCTCATGAACTTTAAATGGGAATTATAGGAACTTAGTTAATGAAAAAACAAGAATTTAAAATATGGGTGGATGCGGACGCTTGCTATTAACCCACGCGGAGAGCTCTATGAACAGAATATTGGAGAGCGCCTTTCAATGAGAGATTTCATGCAAGAGCTGGCCGAGATGGAGTTGCTATTTCATTTTGTGATGACACAGAAAAGAACCTTTTAAAGGATATTGAGAAAACGATTAAGTATCAAATTCCTCAAGATAAGGATCACCCATTTCATGGTGTCGCAGGAGCTCCTACACAACCTCAAAATAATCGACGTTCAGAAAAGAAGAAGCAGGCTTCTTCAAGAAGTGGTGCGAAGTCTAAAGACAACAAAACGAGTAAGTCGAATAATCAGCAAAGAAGTGCGAGACGCAGACGTGCTGCAAGTAAAGCGAAGTAGATTAAAATAGGTTAGTGGGATTGCTTCTTTTATGGCCCAATATGCTTCCATACAGAAAGCAGGGTTTTAAGTGTTTGCTTATGATTTAAGTCTTGGGCTTCATTTAAATATTTAACTGTTGCCAACTTTATATCCCTGATAGTTGAATTCTTATTAAGATATTTCATGTAAGCATTGAAAAAAACTTCAGTTGCAACTTCATATCCTACACCCTCAAATTCAGCTGTTCCCTCAGACAAGAGATAAAAAGCATTCGTTACTATGCCTGCATTATAATAAACATTAGGGCCATTAGGCTTGTATTCGTCAAAGTTACTTGCTTGACCATTTTGTTCTGGGTTTGAAATATCACGTAAGCAATTACCCTGACCAATATATGCTTCATGTCCTAACTGATAGCAATCTGCACTTGGATTATTTTTAAAGCAAACAAAAACCCCGATAATATCTGCAAATGCTTCATTGAGTGATCCCTGGTCACCTTCGGAAGCAAGTTCTATTGTATTTGCTAACAGCCCATGAGCAAATTCATGGGCAACGATTCCAATACTTGCAGACAAGTGTGTGTGATCTGAAATATCTGAACTCTGCCCGAATGTAATTATATTTTTATCTTTATCCCACCATCTTGCATTATCATTAAATGAGCCTTTTTTTAAAAGCACTGAAATTACTTCCGCGCCTTTATTATCAAAGCTATTAAACCCTAAGTGCTCTTTTACGATTCTTATTGTTTTTATAGTATTAACATGAGTATCTACGAGAGCAGGGTTTGAGAATAAGCAATTTTGTGATTGTACAATTTTTCCTGGTACTCCCCAAAAATCATCAGAGAGGAAATACAATGGATCATTGTTTAGGTTGCCATTGCTGTGACCTGTAGTAGTTGTAACTTTATATTCTTTGGAGTGAAGGTATTGTTGAGCACTATAAATATTTTCAACAACGTGAAACACCTGAGTCTGACCTCGAGAATCTTTACTATGACATGTGACCATACGGTGATCTTTAAACTGATTAGCAAAGTTATAAGGAAAAGCCTTAAGCGATATGAAAATGGTTACAAGAGCTAATAATTGATACATATGCTCTTATAAGGAGTCTAAATATGAGTCGCAACATATATAATTATAATTTCAGTATTTTGTAAAAACTACAGGCAATCGACGTACCGATGGACTTGCTGGGATG includes:
- a CDS encoding M4 family metallopeptidase; this translates as MYQLLALVTIFISLKAFPYNFANQFKDHRMVTCHSKDSRGQTQVFHVVENIYSAQQYLHSKEYKVTTTTGHSNGNLNNDPLYFLSDDFWGVPGKIVQSQNCLFSNPALVDTHVNTIKTIRIVKEHLGFNSFDNKGAEVISVLLKKGSFNDNARWWDKDKNIITFGQSSDISDHTHLSASIGIVAHEFAHGLLANTIELASEGDQGSLNEAFADIIGVFVCFKNNPSADCYQLGHEAYIGQGNCLRDISNPEQNGQASNFDEYKPNGPNVYYNAGIVTNAFYLLSEGTAEFEGVGYEVATEVFFNAYMKYLNKNSTIRDIKLATVKYLNEAQDLNHKQTLKTLLSVWKHIGP